Part of the Rhodohalobacter sp. 614A genome is shown below.
AAAGTGTTGGTGGTGAGTTGATTGCTTTTTCAGGCAGATACATTAATGATAAAGGCGATGCGGTTAGCACAGAAAAAACACTCAAAAAAAGTGAAATTACCGAACCTGTCCCGGGAGAAGAGCTGTTGGTGAAGCTGATGCAATCTGAGATTTATTCCCCGGTTGTCTCAATGTACATTTACCGAAAGAGTTTTCTTCATAATAATCAGCTAACCTTTCAGGAAGGGTATATACATGAGGACGAATTCTATACCATAAAGGCTTTAAGCATCGCAGACAGGGCACTTTCTGTATCAGATGTATTCTATGAACACCGGATAAGAAATGGTTCCATCATGAAAAAAGAGCCTGGAATCATGAATGTGGAAGGATGGTCTAAAGCCGTATCGCAAATACTCACTTTTGCTGACAAATATCCGTTGCACTCAACCACCCATGTAATGATTATGGGCCGTGCAAGATTGCTTACTCATAATTCACTCGGAATTCTTCATAAATTGCAGAAAGAAAAGAATACAACCATAAGTATTGATGATTATTTTAGTGAGACTCAATTTGAAAAATTGGGTTATGATGTTC
Proteins encoded:
- a CDS encoding glycosyltransferase; translated protein: MSHNELNVNQNPDLSVIIPVYNTEAYLEEALNSILVQDYSNFEIIAINDGSQDCSGQILEMYKEKDPRVHVYHRENSGLSATRNFGLSQASGSYVYFFDSDDILLQGAFTHLMKLLKSVGGELIAFSGRYINDKGDAVSTEKTLKKSEITEPVPGEELLVKLMQSEIYSPVVSMYIYRKSFLHNNQLTFQEGYIHEDEFYTIKALSIADRALSVSDVFYEHRIRNGSIMKKEPGIMNVEGWSKAVSQILTFADKYPLHSTTHVMIMGRARLLTHNSLGILHKLQKEKNTTISIDDYFSETQFEKLGYDVQLRSTHPTLYRIYNKLKNLVFGK